One stretch of Variovorax sp. TBS-050B DNA includes these proteins:
- a CDS encoding transglycosylase SLT domain-containing protein, with protein MKFIAAACLAGSLLLAGCAGTTTSPSSSSTTSSATAGGTGAKSASSAAPVYPGGPLTPITSSEAHSQSVVTLAPPADMWDRIRRGFKMPNLESDLVRDREQWYASRPDYIQRMAERSNKYIFHIVEELERRNMPTELALLPYIESAFNPQAISSARAAGMWQFMPATGNDYDLKQNIFRDDRRDVVASTRAALDYLQKLYGMFGDWQLALAAYNWGEGSVSRAIAKNQRLGLPTTYSDLSMPNETRYYVPKLQAVKNIVANPQAFSTELPLIPNHPYFQTVTLTRDLDVELAAKLADVRIEDFRALNPAAHKPVLIAAVTPQVLLPWDNAAVFQRNFDAYAQGQYASWTAWVVPSTMTVADAAQRAGMSEADLRALNNIPPRMLIRAGSTLIVPRGARVKEDVTAVVAQTGQLSFQPEIITRRTTVRAGRNDSVASIARRYQLKPASVAEWNDVKPNHTFKRGFSVVVYLPVRASSTAHVGSGASRPSASSKHVRSASVKTVAARGSQVTKSPASSKQQVVREKRGGTPAKKKR; from the coding sequence AGTCCGCCAGCAGTGCCGCGCCGGTCTATCCCGGCGGGCCGCTCACCCCCATCACCAGCAGCGAGGCCCATTCGCAGAGCGTCGTCACGCTCGCGCCGCCGGCCGACATGTGGGACCGCATCCGCCGCGGCTTCAAGATGCCGAACCTCGAGAGCGACCTGGTGCGCGACCGCGAGCAGTGGTATGCGAGCCGGCCCGACTACATCCAGCGCATGGCCGAGCGCTCGAACAAGTACATCTTCCACATCGTCGAGGAACTCGAGCGGCGTAACATGCCGACCGAGCTCGCGCTGCTGCCCTACATCGAGAGCGCGTTCAATCCACAGGCGATCTCGAGCGCGCGCGCCGCGGGCATGTGGCAGTTCATGCCCGCCACCGGCAACGACTACGACCTGAAGCAGAACATCTTCCGCGACGACCGCCGCGACGTGGTCGCCTCCACGCGCGCCGCGCTCGATTATCTGCAGAAGCTCTACGGCATGTTCGGCGACTGGCAGCTCGCGCTCGCGGCCTACAACTGGGGCGAAGGCAGCGTGAGCCGCGCCATCGCCAAGAACCAGCGCCTCGGCCTGCCGACCACCTACAGCGACCTCTCGATGCCGAACGAGACGCGCTACTACGTGCCCAAGCTGCAGGCGGTGAAGAACATCGTCGCCAATCCGCAGGCGTTCAGCACCGAACTGCCGCTGATCCCCAACCATCCATACTTCCAGACCGTCACGCTCACGCGCGACCTCGACGTGGAACTCGCGGCCAAGCTCGCCGACGTGCGCATCGAGGACTTCCGCGCGCTCAACCCCGCGGCGCACAAGCCGGTGCTGATCGCCGCCGTCACGCCGCAGGTGCTGCTGCCGTGGGACAACGCCGCCGTGTTCCAGCGCAACTTCGACGCCTATGCACAGGGCCAGTACGCGAGCTGGACCGCCTGGGTCGTGCCTAGCACCATGACGGTGGCCGACGCGGCGCAGCGTGCCGGCATGAGCGAGGCCGACCTGCGCGCGCTCAACAACATCCCGCCGCGCATGCTGATCCGGGCGGGCTCCACGCTCATCGTGCCCCGCGGCGCACGCGTCAAGGAAGACGTGACCGCGGTCGTGGCCCAGACCGGGCAGCTGAGCTTCCAGCCCGAGATCATCACCCGCCGCACCACGGTTCGCGCCGGCCGCAACGACAGCGTCGCGAGCATCGCGCGCCGCTACCAGCTCAAGCCCGCGAGCGTGGCCGAGTGGAACGACGTCAAGCCCAACCACACCTTCAAGCGCGGCTTCAGCGTGGTGGTGTACCTGCCGGTGCGCGCCTCGTCGACGGCGCACGTGGGTTCGGGCGCAAGCCGCCCGAGCGCGAGCAGCAAGCATGTCCGGAGCGCCTCGGTGAAGACCGTGGCCGCGCGCGGCAGCCAGGTGACGAAGTCGCCGGCGTCGAGCAAGCAGCAGGTCGTGCGCGAGAAGCGCGGCGGCACGCCCGCGAAGAAGAAGCGCTGA